A stretch of DNA from Nocardioides sp. Arc9.136:
ACGACCACCTCGGCCACGAGCACCCGGACGCCCTGGCCGGCGCCGCGGAACTTGATGACGTAGGTGCCGAGGTCCTCGGCCTCGACGATCCCGGGGAGGCTGCCGCCCTCGCGCAGCGGCGTGACGTACCGGGTCACCGCGACGACCGGCAGGCCGGCCGCCATCAGTGGGCGAGGCCGCGGTCGCGGGTGACCAGCGGCGGCAGCGAGGACCACGGGAAGTCGATCCAGCGATCGGTACGGCGCCAGACGTACTCGGGGTTGACCACCGTCCACGGCTTCTCGTAGATGACGATCGAGCGCGCCTCGGCGACGTGGTCGGCGCAGAACTCCTGGACGACCCGCAGCGTCTTGCCGGTGTCGGCGACGTCGTCGGCGATGAGCACCTTGAGCCCCGAGAGGTCGACCGCCTCGGGGGTCGGTGGCAGCATCACCGGCATCTCGAGGCGCTCGTCGACGCCGGTGTAGAACTCGACGTTGATCGCGGAGAGGTTCTTGATGTCGAGGGCGTACCCCAGCCCCATCCCCAGGCCCAGTCCCCCGCGTGCGATGGAGAGGACGAGGTCCGGCTCGTACCCGTCGTCGACCACCTGCTGGGCCAGCTCGCGCACCGCGGTGCCGAACAGCTCGTAGGTCAGGACCTCGCGCTCGCGCTCGTCTGCCACGACGAGCATTCTGCACGGTCCGCCCGTCGACCGGTCAGTCCAGGTCCGCGTCGTCGGGCTCGTCGCGCCCGGCCCGGGCCAGCTCCTCGCGCACGACGCTGAAGGCCATCCCGCCGCCGTACCCCTTGCGGGCGAGCATCCCGACCAGCCGTCGGGTCGCGGTGGCGTCGTCGACGCGGGACAGCGACCGGAGCTTCTTGCGCACCAGGGCGCGGGCGGCCTGCTCCTCGTCCGCGGGGTCGATCTCGTCGAGCGCCTCGCGGGCGATCTCGTCGTCCACGCCCTTGCGGCGCAGCTCCTGGGCGAGCGCCCGGCGGGCCAGGCCCTTGCCCGGCTGGCGGCTGGCGATCCAGGCGCGCGCGAACGCCTCGTCGTCGACGAGACCGACCTCCTCGAACCGGTCGAGCAGGCGGTTCGCGAGCTCGACCGGCACGTCCTTGGCCTCGAGCTTGTCGGCCAGCTGCTTGCGCGAGCGGGCCTGGCCGGTCAGCTGGTCGAGCAGGATCTTGCGGGCCACCGCCTCCGGGTCGGCC
This window harbors:
- a CDS encoding phosphoribosyltransferase, which translates into the protein MADEREREVLTYELFGTAVRELAQQVVDDGYEPDLVLSIARGGLGLGMGLGYALDIKNLSAINVEFYTGVDERLEMPVMLPPTPEAVDLSGLKVLIADDVADTGKTLRVVQEFCADHVAEARSIVIYEKPWTVVNPEYVWRRTDRWIDFPWSSLPPLVTRDRGLAH
- a CDS encoding regulatory protein RecX, translated to MPDFRDERPPPSWLGDVSDGVDAWTQRASTPTERTAEETEQGSRPAEQAAQRSTRGRARSGRTGQRGGRGRSRTAPPPEDEVAAGPPADPEAVARKILLDQLTGQARSRKQLADKLEAKDVPVELANRLLDRFEEVGLVDDEAFARAWIASRQPGKGLARRALAQELRRKGVDDEIAREALDEIDPADEEQAARALVRKKLRSLSRVDDATATRRLVGMLARKGYGGGMAFSVVREELARAGRDEPDDADLD